From the genome of Deltaproteobacteria bacterium:
ATCGTCATATAGCGGTAGGAGAGCATGATCCCGCCAGGATGGTGGGTATGTGCCCCCATGACCCCGATCGGCTCGAACCCGCCCGTGTGGGCGAAGCCCCCCGTAGCGGAGAGTTCCGCCAAGGTGGTCGGTGTGATCTCGTCAAAGGCGAGCAGGGCTGTTCCCCCCCGTTCGGCAAGAAAGGCCTTCGCCTCGCCCTTGGATCCGAAGGGAATCAGCTCTTCCCCCATCGGTCCGGAAACAGAGGATCCCAAAACGAACCAGGCCGATCGTGCATCAATCCAATCATGTGTTTTGTGGTCGGTCACGCGAATGACGGTGATGTCCGAGGATTTCCGCCCCTCGGCAGGAAGTTGAAAGATATAGGTAAAGAGGTCCCTGGGACCATCGAAAAAGAGACGGGAGCCTTCGGAGAATGTGAGCGAGCTGACCCAGCCGGGATAGGGGGCAACATACATCCCGCAGACGGGACAGCGTACTTTCGGCCCCGGCTGCAGAGGGTCGGCCACGGCGGAGGAAGTTACAAAAACAAGACAGAAAAACAGAGGAAGGATGCAATATTTTTCTTCCATAAATTTCACCTCCTGATCTTGTATTAACGTTCTGGAGTATGTACGGATTAATGGAATCCAGAATAACACAAGGTCGTGATCCGGGAATGCGGCAAATTGTCGCAAGAGGGAAAAATTGCTGAGGGGACGGTCGGTAATGACTCGCCCGGCGAAGAGAACGAATTGAATCACTGTGCGACCTGTTCGCGTGAGGCCCCTGAATGCAATGATCCAGGATTCATGTTACATTTGTTTTATTGTTATGCTATTTTGCTCTTTAGCCATTGCCGAAATACGTTGATCCGGACTTCCAAGTACAGGCCCTTGTTTTATTGAAAACGATTTACTCATTGCCTTCACGCAGGAGGTCTTCATGCAAAATGCCGCTTTTCACCCTGGAAGGCAGATGGCTACCGCCCCGACTCAGATTGCATTCCGATGGCTGTTGCATTTGCGTTGGGGGGCGGTGGCTTGTCTGACCTTCCTGGTCTTGATCGTCCATCTCGCTTTTGCGATTGAGCTGCCCTGGGGCATCGTTGCCGCCATCATTCTTTTTGAAGCGGGGAGCAACATCTTCTTCCAATGGCTGGTGCATCGTGGGTCGACCATTCCGGGATGGCTCATCAACCCGGTCATCCTCCTCGATTTGGTTTTACTCACTGTCCTCTTGGCTGACACCGGTGGTCCGATGAACCCCTTCACCTTTCTTTATCTCGTGTACATCGTGCTTGCCACGATCCTTATGAAATCGGCTTGGGCCTGGGGGATGAGCCTCTTCGCTATTTGTTGCTACGGCAGTTTTTTTCTGTTGTCGTCACTCAGTCCACTGCCCTTGCCTTTTCCTCAGTGGGAAACCCTCTCCGGCAGCCCTTTTCATCTGCCCATGGCCCACGGTTCACATCTTGAGCTTCCCATGGTCATGCACTTGCAGGGGATGTGGGTCGCCTTTGCGATCACCGCCGTTTTCATTGTCTTTTTTGTCGGCAAGATCCGCAAAACATTGGAGTATCATCAGGAAACCTTGATCTCTTTGCAGCAAGAGAAGATGCGGGGCGAGAAGCTGGCATCATTGGCGACGCTGGCCGCCGGCGCCGCCCACGAACTCTCCACACCTCTTTCCGTGATTGCT
Proteins encoded in this window:
- a CDS encoding HAMP domain-containing histidine kinase, giving the protein MQNAAFHPGRQMATAPTQIAFRWLLHLRWGAVACLTFLVLIVHLAFAIELPWGIVAAIILFEAGSNIFFQWLVHRGSTIPGWLINPVILLDLVLLTVLLADTGGPMNPFTFLYLVYIVLATILMKSAWAWGMSLFAICCYGSFFLLSSLSPLPLPFPQWETLSGSPFHLPMAHGSHLELPMVMHLQGMWVAFAITAVFIVFFVGKIRKTLEYHQETLISLQQEKMRGEKLASLATLAAGAAHELSTPLSVIAVATGEMLHSLKRQGESSEHIDDTILIREQVEHCRRILNQMATDAGQPMGEKLEEISINALLAEAVEPFSEQGHRLILLDSAAGNLVFRIPCRTLARVIRGLVKNGLDASKPDGQIRLYCNTDSRFLYIIVEDHGTGMETETLDKAIDPFFTTKSPGKDLGLGLFLAKTVAEQFGGSLHLDSELGKGTTATLSFALEKIAIKPAKANALPPGKEL